The following coding sequences lie in one Paenibacillus durus ATCC 35681 genomic window:
- a CDS encoding sensor histidine kinase codes for MRLSSFHLTKNSIAFKLIICILVVLIPLSGLLIYNNYQAMQVVRQEVAETNREFVSVYMEHIDSRLDNLEFTLKSLMAQDEDLTIMMDETSGDQYQMAKSRLSQTLEKENDPNLLTDMLFAYSIPNQEFIEVFDSEKTSYQERQQVRDYISALKPKGSGINELFPKQWAVRQIGGQYYLLYILESGDMLLGTWIKADNLLKQFNLVILGENGKSLFATTSGEPMHKFSWLNGNGVDLSRKPGSFYLSGNPVKYLVVGSPSSNGAFSLIALIPDSQIRENLPNVGRLSAFIMISFLIALSVVLLLLQKVVLAPLNHILKAMKRIREGDMKARIDSFDTSDEFLVVNETFNSMITQIQELRISVYEEQLSKQQIELQRLQLQVNPHFLMNTLNIIYNLSHLKDYKLIQEFTLCLVQYFRFMLRSNQAFVPLNDELHHVKNYIRIQELRFPGSFSWEIEIPDFALHVPVPPILIQTFVENTFKYAISSDKPIHLSISSQFVYFEHVPWLQITVQDNGIGFPGNVLQAIREGKPVIDEMGEHIGIWNAQRRVELLYNGQASLLFENKDPSGAVVTITIPILDHNHLRGE; via the coding sequence ATGAGATTAAGCAGTTTTCATTTAACTAAAAACTCCATTGCCTTTAAACTAATCATTTGTATACTGGTCGTTCTAATTCCTTTGAGCGGGCTTCTGATTTATAACAATTATCAGGCCATGCAGGTTGTTCGGCAAGAGGTAGCGGAGACCAACCGGGAATTTGTGTCCGTCTATATGGAGCATATTGACAGCCGACTGGATAATTTGGAGTTTACTTTGAAGAGTTTGATGGCCCAAGACGAAGATTTAACGATCATGATGGATGAAACGAGCGGAGATCAATATCAAATGGCGAAATCCAGATTATCTCAAACTTTGGAGAAGGAGAATGACCCGAATCTGCTCACCGATATGCTGTTTGCGTATTCCATCCCCAATCAGGAATTTATTGAGGTCTTCGATAGCGAGAAAACTTCATATCAGGAAAGGCAGCAAGTTCGGGATTACATTTCGGCTTTAAAGCCAAAGGGTTCCGGTATCAATGAATTATTCCCGAAACAATGGGCGGTTCGTCAAATCGGCGGACAATATTATCTTCTGTATATTTTAGAATCAGGAGATATGCTCCTGGGTACGTGGATCAAAGCGGACAATCTCCTTAAACAGTTCAACTTGGTCATTCTAGGAGAAAATGGAAAATCATTATTTGCGACCACAAGTGGAGAGCCAATGCATAAATTTTCGTGGTTGAACGGGAATGGTGTTGATCTCTCCCGGAAACCGGGTTCTTTTTATCTATCAGGTAATCCGGTAAAATATCTGGTCGTAGGCAGTCCTTCATCAAACGGCGCTTTCAGTTTAATCGCACTTATTCCGGATAGTCAAATACGAGAGAATCTGCCCAATGTCGGAAGGCTTTCCGCTTTTATTATGATATCCTTTCTGATTGCCTTATCCGTCGTTCTGCTGCTGTTACAGAAGGTCGTTCTGGCACCTTTAAATCACATTCTCAAGGCGATGAAGCGTATTCGGGAAGGCGATATGAAAGCCAGAATCGATTCGTTTGATACTTCAGACGAATTTCTGGTAGTGAACGAAACGTTCAATAGTATGATTACCCAAATTCAAGAGCTTCGTATTAGCGTCTATGAAGAACAACTGAGCAAGCAGCAGATTGAACTTCAGAGGCTCCAACTGCAGGTCAATCCGCATTTTTTAATGAATACTTTGAATATTATTTATAACTTATCCCACTTGAAGGACTATAAGTTAATTCAGGAATTCACGCTTTGCCTGGTTCAATATTTCCGCTTTATGCTGCGCAGCAACCAAGCTTTTGTACCGCTTAACGATGAGCTGCATCACGTCAAGAATTATATTCGGATACAAGAATTGCGTTTCCCGGGAAGCTTCTCGTGGGAGATCGAGATTCCGGACTTTGCGCTTCATGTCCCTGTGCCGCCAATCTTGATTCAAACCTTTGTGGAAAATACGTTTAAATATGCCATCTCCAGCGACAAACCGATCCATTTATCCATTTCAAGTCAATTTGTTTATTTCGAGCATGTGCCATGGCTTCAAATTACTGTTCAGGATAACGGGATTGGCTTCCCAGGCAACGTCCTTCAGGCGATCCGTGAGGGAAAACCGGTTATAGATGAGATGGGCGAGCATATCGGCATTTGGAACGCACAGCGCAGGGTGGAGTTATTGTACAATGGACAAGCTTCCCTTTTGTTCGAGAATAAGGATCCATCGGGAGCCGTTGTGACAATCACCATCCCAATCTTGGATCACAATCACTTGAGAGGTGAGTGA
- a CDS encoding ABC transporter substrate-binding protein gives MKKFGWMCLVFLILLTACRNSKDKAANMNSGGGNAGQETVELTMAFHYFGSVPQDLGLVEEEVNKITEKKLNIKVKFLLIGFSAWQQQMNLMLTGGESLDLIVTGTTPVFSFTPQVAKGQLLPLNDLIGQYGKGIRKVMDPAWLSAGQIRGNIYGIPSLREMAGQSGFMMRTDLLQKYNIDASKLKTVEDVEKVLALIHEKESDLIPLAPHVPDEDFVSTLSNWDTLGNGLGVLMNYGDNLHVVNLYETPEYKQRVELYHKWFQAGYILKDAATYKEITYDLVRNDRVFAYASNIKPGIEMEALKQTGKQMTPVSMTKPYTASDKLGTLMWGIPAESKHPVEAMKLLDLMYTDKELVNLLDWGIEGKHYVKVSDNVIKFPDGINDSNNRYSLNLNFLFGNETLSYVFEGEDPKLWEKMKEYNTNATRSKALGFTMDQTPVKREITAVSNVINQYALGLGTGLLDPDKVLPEFISKLRAAGIDKIITEKQRQLDEWAKQNK, from the coding sequence ATGAAGAAATTTGGGTGGATGTGTTTGGTATTTCTGATTTTGTTGACGGCTTGCAGAAATTCCAAGGATAAAGCAGCCAACATGAATTCAGGTGGTGGAAATGCGGGACAGGAGACTGTGGAATTAACAATGGCCTTTCATTATTTTGGTTCGGTTCCGCAGGATTTGGGTCTTGTTGAGGAAGAAGTAAACAAGATTACGGAAAAAAAGCTTAATATTAAGGTGAAGTTCCTTCTAATTGGATTTAGCGCTTGGCAGCAGCAGATGAACTTGATGTTAACGGGCGGTGAAAGTCTCGATTTGATCGTGACCGGCACAACTCCTGTCTTCAGTTTTACCCCCCAAGTAGCCAAAGGCCAGCTGCTCCCGTTAAATGATTTGATCGGACAGTATGGGAAAGGGATTAGGAAAGTGATGGATCCTGCTTGGCTTAGTGCGGGTCAGATCCGAGGAAATATATATGGTATTCCATCATTAAGGGAAATGGCCGGTCAATCTGGTTTTATGATGCGAACAGATTTGCTTCAAAAATATAACATTGATGCAAGCAAGCTAAAAACGGTTGAAGATGTTGAAAAAGTATTGGCTCTGATTCACGAAAAAGAATCGGATTTGATTCCTTTGGCACCACATGTCCCGGACGAAGATTTCGTAAGCACCCTCTCCAATTGGGACACGTTGGGCAATGGTTTGGGTGTTCTGATGAATTACGGTGATAATCTACATGTTGTTAACCTGTACGAAACCCCAGAGTATAAACAACGAGTTGAATTGTATCATAAATGGTTTCAAGCCGGGTATATTCTCAAGGATGCCGCGACTTATAAAGAAATCACGTACGATCTTGTGAGAAATGATCGGGTGTTTGCATATGCCAGTAATATAAAGCCCGGTATCGAAATGGAGGCACTAAAACAAACTGGCAAGCAAATGACACCAGTGTCAATGACTAAACCATACACGGCCTCGGACAAGTTAGGAACGCTGATGTGGGGAATACCTGCAGAATCCAAACATCCTGTAGAGGCGATGAAATTACTTGATCTTATGTATACGGACAAAGAATTAGTTAACTTGCTGGATTGGGGTATCGAGGGTAAGCACTATGTGAAAGTATCGGATAACGTAATCAAGTTCCCTGATGGAATCAATGACTCGAACAACCGATATAGTTTGAATTTAAATTTCCTGTTTGGCAACGAAACTCTATCCTATGTGTTTGAAGGAGAAGACCCGAAACTCTGGGAGAAAATGAAAGAATACAACACAAACGCCACAAGATCTAAAGCGCTAGGTTTTACGATGGACCAAACACCGGTTAAAAGGGAAATTACCGCCGTTTCAAATGTAATTAACCAATATGCTCTGGGATTGGGAACAGGATTACTCGACCCTGATAAAGTGCTGCCCGAGTTTATTTCTAAGCTGAGAGCAGCTGGAATCGACAAGATTATAACGGAAAAACAAAGACAGCTTGACGAATGGGCAAAACAAAATAAGTAA
- a CDS encoding response regulator, translating to MTSLLIVDDEKLAVAGIISVLNREKLHITQIHSAYNINQAKEIFLKQPVDVMLCDIEMPSGSGLELLDWVNNNYPRTVSVILTCHADFEYAKRAVQLKSLDYILKPVPPHELEAVVEKAIEKLHEDQTQAQLSIYGHYWFQNQPLLIEKFWLDVLNQNIEPDAGAISRAATERNIPLHDAVVPILIVFQRWHNEVNHTGEQAMKAAIRNAAEFFVNSIQENSVLLSLGTDKFLAIVPATSDAKPVIRQLLKSCERFIGDCHRYYKCDLCIYLGEDVVPHNLAEMVKNLKGLEENNVAYYNRVIRFNSIKPATGQLVPPNMQLWSAMLLGNAVEEVIQEAIHYLNGLVELSAMNVENLTHFHHDFLQMIYYLLTEKGVMARQLLSDKQSLALSKKANRSLADMIDWIRHIVNKAMRCLGTIEEAQSVVERTKEYILRNINKELTRESIAGHVFLNPDYLARIFKKSTGVTINDFILNERVIIAQELLAKTDMPISAVAAHLGYLNFSKFSQMFKNRTGFNPVKYRETSKRLQAKKVK from the coding sequence ATGACATCATTGTTGATAGTGGATGATGAGAAACTGGCGGTAGCGGGAATAATAAGTGTCCTGAACCGTGAAAAATTGCACATTACCCAAATTCATAGCGCCTATAACATAAATCAGGCTAAAGAAATTTTTCTCAAGCAACCGGTTGATGTGATGTTATGCGATATTGAAATGCCTTCCGGATCCGGACTTGAGCTCTTGGATTGGGTAAACAACAATTATCCCAGAACGGTATCGGTGATTTTAACCTGCCATGCCGATTTTGAATATGCCAAAAGAGCGGTTCAACTCAAAAGCTTGGATTATATCTTAAAGCCGGTTCCTCCCCATGAACTGGAGGCGGTTGTAGAGAAAGCCATAGAAAAGCTGCATGAAGATCAAACGCAAGCGCAGCTTAGCATTTATGGACATTACTGGTTCCAGAATCAGCCCTTGCTTATTGAGAAGTTCTGGCTGGATGTGCTTAATCAGAATATTGAACCGGATGCAGGCGCAATTTCACGGGCGGCTACAGAGCGAAATATTCCTCTTCATGATGCTGTTGTCCCGATTCTAATCGTCTTCCAAAGGTGGCATAATGAAGTAAACCATACCGGGGAGCAAGCCATGAAAGCAGCCATAAGGAATGCTGCGGAATTTTTTGTGAATTCGATTCAGGAAAATAGCGTCCTTCTCTCTCTAGGAACAGATAAATTTTTAGCCATTGTGCCGGCCACCTCAGATGCTAAGCCAGTCATTCGTCAACTATTGAAATCCTGTGAGCGATTTATAGGTGATTGCCACCGTTATTATAAATGTGATCTGTGTATTTATTTGGGAGAAGACGTCGTTCCACATAACTTAGCTGAAATGGTCAAGAATCTTAAGGGGTTGGAAGAGAATAACGTAGCCTACTATAACAGGGTGATTCGCTTCAATTCAATCAAACCGGCAACTGGGCAGTTAGTGCCGCCTAATATGCAGCTTTGGTCGGCCATGCTTCTCGGTAACGCTGTGGAGGAAGTCATACAAGAAGCCATCCATTATTTGAATGGCTTGGTTGAGCTCTCCGCAATGAATGTTGAGAACCTAACTCACTTCCACCATGATTTCCTGCAAATGATCTACTATCTGCTAACGGAGAAAGGGGTAATGGCGCGTCAGCTGCTTAGTGACAAGCAGTCTTTAGCTTTATCCAAGAAAGCCAATCGATCTTTAGCGGATATGATCGACTGGATTCGCCATATCGTCAATAAAGCAATGCGTTGCTTGGGGACAATTGAAGAAGCTCAATCCGTTGTTGAGAGAACGAAGGAGTATATATTGAGGAATATCAATAAAGAGCTGACACGGGAAAGTATCGCAGGACATGTGTTTCTTAACCCCGATTATTTGGCAAGAATTTTTAAGAAAAGTACCGGTGTTACAATTAACGATTTTATTCTAAATGAACGGGTGATCATAGCCCAAGAACTGCTTGCCAAGACCGATATGCCAATCAGCGCCGTTGCGGCTCATCTAGGTTATCTGAACTTTTCAAAATTTTCGCAAATGTTTAAGAACAGAACGGGTTTTAATCCTGTCAAGTATCGGGAAACATCTAAAAGATTACAAGCTAAAAAAGTTAAATAA
- a CDS encoding PLP-dependent aminotransferase family protein: MKNKQESIQQIIRSDIVNGIIKPGQKLPSIRKQSQRFGCSLNTIIRVYQELERQYLIYSRPKSGYFVVAKEALLPLLQTKRIDFASAAPDPSSIPQVDFRQCLNKAMELFEASIFTYPDPQGLLSLRQEIVKLFQQQQVFPSAQQVFIFSGAQQALHLLAGMPFPNGKTNILVEQPTYWGMLAALKTQRRTVIGIERTPDGIDWVTLERYFQSNMIKFFYTIPRFHNPLGTSYTAEDKQRLVELAKANDVYIVEDDYLADLETNSKADPIHAYNGASHVIYLRSFSKVMLPGLRLAAAAVPTSFIPLLQWHKHAADLSTSVLSQGVLEIYMKSGMYAHHAKQMKSLYNQRIKHLREISQRLLPKECLYTIQSCGGLFASIHLPDSIHTEDLVKRLEDRGVDVLATDNQFLPSFPKLNLLRLSIIRTDEQDIEEGMRIIAEELERPQYTSSSPKPFFRL; the protein is encoded by the coding sequence GTGAAAAACAAACAGGAATCCATTCAACAAATCATCCGTTCGGATATAGTCAATGGTATCATCAAGCCCGGTCAGAAGCTGCCTTCCATCCGTAAGCAGAGTCAAAGATTCGGTTGCAGCCTCAACACGATCATTCGTGTTTATCAGGAACTCGAAAGACAATATCTCATTTATTCACGCCCGAAAAGCGGTTATTTTGTCGTAGCCAAAGAAGCGCTCCTCCCCCTGCTGCAAACAAAACGAATCGATTTTGCATCAGCCGCTCCAGATCCCTCGTCGATACCGCAAGTCGACTTTCGTCAATGCTTGAACAAAGCGATGGAATTATTTGAGGCGTCCATATTCACATATCCCGATCCACAGGGTTTACTTTCTCTTCGCCAGGAGATCGTGAAGCTTTTTCAGCAGCAACAGGTTTTTCCTTCAGCTCAGCAAGTTTTTATATTTTCCGGCGCCCAGCAAGCTCTCCATCTTCTAGCCGGGATGCCTTTTCCAAATGGAAAAACTAACATTCTGGTCGAGCAACCAACGTACTGGGGAATGCTGGCTGCGCTTAAGACACAAAGACGAACCGTAATCGGCATCGAAAGAACTCCTGACGGGATTGATTGGGTGACTTTGGAGCGCTATTTTCAAAGTAATATGATCAAGTTTTTTTATACAATCCCGCGCTTCCATAATCCGTTAGGCACTTCTTATACAGCGGAAGACAAACAGCGACTGGTAGAACTCGCCAAAGCCAATGACGTTTACATCGTTGAAGATGATTATCTTGCTGATTTGGAAACAAACAGTAAAGCAGATCCTATTCACGCTTATAATGGAGCCAGTCATGTCATTTATCTCAGAAGTTTTTCCAAAGTGATGCTGCCCGGATTAAGGCTTGCTGCGGCAGCAGTACCAACTTCGTTTATTCCTTTGCTCCAATGGCATAAACATGCGGCGGATCTGAGCACCTCGGTGCTTTCTCAAGGTGTACTCGAGATTTATATGAAGTCCGGGATGTATGCTCATCATGCGAAGCAAATGAAATCCTTGTACAATCAGCGCATTAAACATCTAAGAGAAATTTCACAGCGATTATTGCCCAAAGAGTGCTTATATACCATCCAATCATGCGGAGGGCTTTTCGCTTCAATACACCTTCCGGACTCCATTCATACTGAAGATTTGGTCAAGCGATTGGAGGATCGTGGCGTTGATGTATTGGCAACCGATAATCAGTTCCTTCCATCTTTTCCTAAGCTTAATTTGCTTCGCCTTAGCATCATTCGGACCGATGAGCAAGATATTGAAGAGGGCATGCGCATCATTGCCGAAGAACTGGAGCGCCCCCAATATACAAGCAGCTCCCCTAAGCCATTTTTTCGGTTATGA
- a CDS encoding DMT family transporter, translating to MNKTTSGWVNGFLGVLIFSGSLPATRLAVMDFDPLFLTVCRAAIAGVLAGVLLLIFRQQRPVRSNIVPLLLVSLGVVVGFPLLTALALQYVTSAHAIIYIGLLPLATAIFGVLRGGERPRPIFWIFSALGSSLVAGFALTQGATSSPVGDVLMLASIIVCGFGYAEGGRLSRRLGGWQVISWALILSLPVMLLLSFYYMPVSWEGISASALWSLAYVSLFSMLIGFVFWYRGLAQGGIAAVGQLQLLQPFFGLLLSALVLHESIGWPIFIVNIGVVLCVAFARRFATK from the coding sequence TTGAATAAAACGACAAGCGGCTGGGTCAATGGGTTCCTGGGCGTACTCATCTTCAGCGGCTCGCTACCAGCCACACGGTTGGCTGTGATGGATTTTGATCCGTTGTTTCTCACCGTATGCCGTGCCGCAATTGCTGGGGTGCTAGCGGGAGTACTTCTCCTCATCTTCCGGCAACAACGGCCTGTCCGAAGCAACATTGTTCCGTTATTGCTAGTATCACTCGGCGTGGTAGTAGGTTTCCCGCTGCTGACAGCCTTGGCGCTTCAGTATGTCACATCCGCGCATGCAATTATCTACATTGGACTTTTGCCGCTTGCGACGGCGATTTTTGGTGTACTGCGTGGTGGTGAACGTCCCAGACCAATCTTTTGGATTTTTTCAGCTCTAGGCAGCTCCCTTGTAGCAGGATTTGCCCTAACACAAGGGGCTACATCTTCGCCGGTCGGTGATGTGTTAATGCTGGCTTCTATTATCGTGTGCGGTTTCGGTTATGCGGAAGGAGGACGACTCTCACGGAGGTTAGGAGGCTGGCAGGTGATCTCCTGGGCACTCATTCTGTCGCTTCCCGTTATGTTACTGCTTTCGTTTTATTACATGCCGGTTTCGTGGGAGGGTATCAGTGCTTCCGCACTTTGGAGTCTTGCTTATGTCTCCCTGTTCAGCATGCTCATCGGCTTTGTGTTCTGGTATCGTGGCCTTGCCCAGGGAGGTATAGCAGCGGTCGGGCAGTTACAACTTCTCCAGCCTTTCTTTGGGCTGTTACTTTCGGCTCTCGTTCTTCACGAGTCAATTGGTTGGCCTATCTTTATAGTAAATATCGGTGTCGTCCTGTGTGTGGCGTTCGCACGGCGATTCGCAACAAAATAG
- a CDS encoding PLP-dependent aminotransferase family protein, with protein sequence MPINSFTDYPMSWKPDKDALKRPIYLSLASLMEQDIANGFLAPGTKLPPQRELADFLDINFTTITRAYKLCELKGLIYAVTGSGTFVSPNAARSITISKENASEDCIDLGFVASFEQSNSIVAAAAKRVMEKSYLEQLLNYNDPTGMPHHKTAGLNWMKAFGVQADTENMAIVSGAQNALAIALLALFEPGNRIAVDWFTYANFIEISKMYRIKLVPITGDEHGMLPNELDNQCLLLGIHGIFLMPSCANPTTVMMSETRKKELADMIRKHHLILIEDDIHAFLTAGIIDDYVQPIFQLLPEQTVYICSTSKSICSGLRVAYMVFGDSFRERILKAVFNVNVKTSSLDAEIITELILSGDANKIVKKKKKLADSANVIFSEVFPEVSHTGHPLSFYRWLPISGNSNALQLEKSFQSKGIRVFHSDRFLSGASTPDKFLRIALASTHSLERLTKGLEILKENLD encoded by the coding sequence ATGCCGATTAATTCCTTCACAGATTACCCCATGTCTTGGAAGCCTGACAAAGACGCATTGAAACGTCCGATTTATCTTTCACTAGCTTCATTAATGGAACAGGATATTGCAAACGGATTCCTAGCCCCTGGCACCAAACTTCCTCCCCAACGGGAGCTGGCCGATTTTTTGGACATAAACTTTACGACAATTACCCGCGCCTACAAGCTCTGCGAATTAAAAGGATTGATCTATGCAGTCACCGGGAGCGGTACGTTTGTTTCGCCCAATGCTGCACGCAGCATCACCATTTCCAAAGAAAATGCTTCAGAAGATTGTATTGACCTTGGATTTGTTGCCTCTTTTGAGCAAAGCAATTCCATAGTGGCAGCGGCTGCCAAAAGAGTGATGGAGAAAAGCTACTTGGAGCAGCTCTTGAATTACAACGATCCCACAGGAATGCCGCATCACAAAACGGCGGGTCTCAATTGGATGAAGGCTTTTGGCGTTCAAGCGGATACGGAAAATATGGCCATTGTTTCGGGAGCGCAAAATGCATTGGCCATAGCGCTGTTAGCTTTATTTGAGCCGGGAAACCGGATTGCCGTCGATTGGTTTACTTACGCCAATTTTATTGAAATCTCCAAAATGTACCGGATTAAGCTGGTTCCGATCACGGGTGACGAGCATGGAATGCTGCCGAATGAGCTTGACAATCAATGTCTTCTTCTTGGCATTCACGGTATTTTCTTAATGCCTTCTTGTGCCAATCCCACTACTGTAATGATGTCAGAAACCCGAAAAAAAGAGTTGGCCGACATGATTCGAAAGCATCATTTGATTTTAATTGAAGATGATATTCACGCCTTTTTAACAGCCGGCATTATTGACGATTATGTGCAGCCCATTTTTCAGCTTCTGCCGGAACAAACCGTCTATATTTGCAGCACCTCCAAGTCCATATGCTCGGGACTTCGAGTGGCGTATATGGTATTTGGCGACAGCTTCAGAGAGAGAATTTTGAAGGCTGTTTTTAATGTCAATGTGAAGACTTCTTCATTGGATGCCGAAATCATAACCGAACTCATTTTATCCGGGGATGCGAACAAGATTGTGAAGAAAAAAAAGAAGCTGGCGGACTCAGCAAATGTGATTTTTTCAGAGGTTTTCCCTGAGGTTTCCCATACAGGCCATCCGCTTAGCTTTTATAGATGGCTTCCCATTTCGGGAAACAGCAATGCATTACAATTAGAGAAGTCCTTTCAGAGCAAAGGGATTCGAGTTTTTCATTCCGACCGCTTTTTAAGCGGGGCCAGTACACCTGACAAGTTTTTGCGAATAGCGCTTGCATCTACTCATTCGTTGGAGAGATTAACAAAAGGGTTAGAGATTTTGAAGGAAAATCTTGATTAA
- a CDS encoding nitrilase-related carbon-nitrogen hydrolase — protein sequence MKNGWKKIVGTMMVGCLAAATVIGAADVINKPETVSAAQSNPFQNEKLVDTTPIKVAAVSADTERFNLKAGLIKADKITKEAKKAGAILVAFPEVWLPGFINGEPDPDGMPPKPFQKYIDNSIEVGSKEWKALLKIADDNNVYLSMSFSEKNTKTKRLYMTQVLINPEGKVIDKRSKINPSGGERTYFSDVPMKDNLNVVNTALGRIGQLSCGEHFKPMMTFPMMAQAENIHIASWPLNNPDNDGNFWFNYHLNMVNSSYYAQNSGAWVIAPGIGKAAIFNGGGEIVAESDNRNSDFAIAEIDRAPFKKYVQFQNEWYSYNVLGLIEQNYKGPHKPKKPVETLNQPNYTKFK from the coding sequence ATGAAGAACGGTTGGAAGAAAATTGTTGGAACAATGATGGTTGGTTGTTTAGCGGCAGCTACAGTAATAGGTGCTGCAGATGTTATAAACAAACCTGAAACGGTATCTGCTGCTCAAAGTAATCCATTCCAGAATGAAAAGCTTGTTGATACGACACCTATTAAAGTGGCGGCTGTAAGTGCTGATACAGAGCGTTTTAATTTGAAAGCTGGGTTGATAAAAGCAGATAAAATTACGAAAGAAGCTAAGAAGGCTGGTGCAATATTAGTTGCCTTCCCTGAAGTTTGGCTTCCAGGCTTTATTAATGGAGAACCAGATCCAGATGGAATGCCGCCTAAACCTTTCCAAAAATATATTGACAATTCGATTGAAGTAGGAAGCAAGGAATGGAAGGCTCTTTTAAAAATTGCAGATGATAATAATGTTTATCTCTCTATGAGCTTTTCTGAAAAGAATACGAAAACGAAACGTCTTTATATGACGCAGGTACTTATTAATCCTGAGGGGAAAGTAATCGATAAAAGAAGCAAAATCAATCCTTCAGGTGGTGAACGAACCTATTTCTCTGACGTACCAATGAAAGATAATCTGAATGTTGTGAATACAGCATTAGGCAGAATTGGTCAGCTTTCTTGTGGTGAGCATTTCAAACCGATGATGACTTTTCCAATGATGGCTCAAGCAGAAAATATTCATATAGCTTCTTGGCCGCTTAATAATCCAGATAATGACGGAAATTTTTGGTTTAATTATCACTTGAATATGGTTAACTCTTCTTATTATGCTCAAAATTCCGGTGCATGGGTGATTGCGCCTGGTATAGGAAAAGCGGCTATTTTTAATGGTGGTGGTGAAATTGTAGCTGAGTCAGATAATAGGAATAGTGATTTTGCTATTGCAGAAATTGATCGTGCTCCATTTAAAAAATATGTTCAATTTCAGAATGAGTGGTACTCTTATAATGTTCTCGGCTTAATTGAACAGAATTATAAAGGACCTCATAAACCAAAAAAACCGGTTGAAACCCTGAATCAACCTAATTATACAAAATTTAAATAA